AGCTGCCGGTCGACCGTTCGGGCGCGCGCGGCGCGGGCGAGGCGGCGGTCCGTAGCGCGATCGCGGTGCTGGAGCGCGGCGAGCTGTTCGGCATCTACCCGGAGGGCACGCGATCCCCGGACGGCCGGCTGTACCGGGGCAAGTCGGGCGGCCTGGCCCGGGTGGCCCTGGCCACGGGGGCGCCGGTGATCCCGGTGGCGATGATCGACACGGAGAAGATCCAGCCGCCGGGCAAGGTCGTGCCGAAGCTGATGCGCCCCGGCATCAGGATCGGCGAGCCGCTGGACTTCAGCCGGTACCAGGGGATGGAGGGCGACCGCTTCATCCTGCGCTCGCTGACGGACGAGGTGATGTACGCGATCATGCGGCTGTCCGGCCAGGAGTACGTCGACATCTACGCGACGGCGGCGAAGCGGCGGCTGGCGGAAGAGGCGAAGAACCGCGCGCGGCCCGAATGAGCCGGCCCACGGGCCGCGCCGCGCGTCCGGTCGATCGGTTGTTCCCGCCCGCCCCCGGAAGGTGAGGGCGGGCGGGGGCCGTTCAGCGGGGGGACGGGGCCGCGTGGGGGGTCAGCAGGTCCTTCACGATCCTCGGGCCGTTCAGGGTCAGGACCGATTCGGGGTGGAACTGGACGCTCGTGAACGCGGGGCCGCGCAGGGCGTGGACTTCGTCCGTCGCCGGGTCGCGGCTCACCGCGATGTCCCGGCCGGACAGGGCGGCGGCCGTCGCCGGGTCGCAGCGGGCCGCGTACGAGTTGTAGAAGCCCACCGTCTCCGGGCGGCCGAGGAAGTCGATCCGTTCCTGGGCGCCCTGGTACGGCCGTGCCTTGCGGACCACGGGCAGGCCCAGCTCCGCCGCGATCAGCTCGTGGCCGAGGCAGACGCCGACCACCGGGTGCGCGTGGCCCGCCAGTAGATCCGCCGTCAGCGCGCGCAGCAGCCGCATCTTCGGATCCGCGGCGTCGCCCGGATCGCCCGGTCCCGGGCCGATGACCACCGGGCCCGGGTGGGCCAGAGCGCGTTCCCGCAGGCCCGGCACGTCGTACCGCGCCACCTCCACCCGGGCGCCGGTGGACCGCAGCAGGTGGGCGAGCATCGAGGTGAACGTGTCCTCGCCGTCCACCACCAGCACCTCGCCCGCACCGCCGCCCGCCCGGACGGGCTCCCGCAGCCGCAGCCAGAACGGCGCCAGCCCCGACCGGCGCTCCGCCAGCGCCGCCCGCACCCGGGGGT
Above is a window of Streptomyces sp. NBC_01803 DNA encoding:
- a CDS encoding lysophospholipid acyltransferase family protein, giving the protein MLYGAMKVSVGAGLKLAFRPWVEGLEHVPAEGPAILASNHLSFSDSFFLPAVLDRKVTFIAKAEYFTSPGVKGKLTAAFFKGVGQLPVDRSGARGAGEAAVRSAIAVLERGELFGIYPEGTRSPDGRLYRGKSGGLARVALATGAPVIPVAMIDTEKIQPPGKVVPKLMRPGIRIGEPLDFSRYQGMEGDRFILRSLTDEVMYAIMRLSGQEYVDIYATAAKRRLAEEAKNRARPE